Proteins co-encoded in one Malus sylvestris chromosome 7, drMalSylv7.2, whole genome shotgun sequence genomic window:
- the LOC126628261 gene encoding protein REVEILLE 5-like isoform X1, which translates to MVSVNPNPPQGFYLFDPMNTNMGLPGLSSMPPPPTGAASATAATSTTAACTASSATANAASMSADDQSKKIRKPYTITKSRESWTDQEHDKFLEALQLFDRDWKKIESFVGSKTVIQIRSHAQKYFLKVQKKGTSEHVPPPRPKRKATHPYPQKAPKIAAVVSQVAGPFQSSSDLLEHGYVYQPDSSFVLGTPVNSATLSSWSCNSMPPVNMSQTKDEGRLSGQTVTHNSCYSSSNESNPINWKMRETVDGVDPGQPQRVLPDFAQVYKFIGSVFDPSTSNHMERLRQLDPINLETALLLMRNLSINLTRPEFEDHRKLIESDGAGSVKTKSNGNFNLSRIVKSENPILSS; encoded by the exons ATGGTGTCTGTGAATCCAAACCCACCTCAAGGTTTCTACTTATTCGATCCCATGAACACCAATATGGGTCTTCCGGGTCTCAGTTCTATGCCGCCGCCGCCTACTGGTGCTGCTTCAGCTACGGCGGCGACCAGTACGACTGCTGCCTGCACGGCGTCGTCCGCGACCGCAAACGCCGCGTCGATGTCGGCGGATGATCAGAGCAAGAAAATCCGGAAACCGTATACGATTACCAAGTCGAGAGAGAGCTGGACGGACCAGGAGCACGACAAGTTTCTCGAAGCTCTTCAGCT ATTTGATCGTGACTGGAAGAAGATTGAATCATTTGTTGGCTCAAAAACGGTTATCCAG ATCCGTAGTCATGCACAGAAGTACTTTTTGAAGGTTCAGAAGAAAGGGACAAGCGAACATGTACCTCCACCTAGGCCAAAGAGGAAAGCAACTCACCCATACCCGCAAAAAGCTCCCAAAATTG CTGCAGTTGTATCTCAAGTAGCTGGGCCGTTTCAATCTTCATCTGATTTGCTTGAACATGGATATGTTTACCAGCCAGATTCCTCATTTGTGCTTGGAACTCCAGTTAACTCTGCAACATTATCTTCTTGGAGTTGTAATTCTATGCCACCAGTCAACATGTCACAAACTAaag ATGAAGGAAGGTTATCTGGGCAAACTGTTACACATAACTCTTGCTACAGTAGTAGCAATGAAAGCAACCCGATAAATTGGAAAATGCGTGAGACAGTTGATGGAGTAGATCCTGGCCAGCCACAAAGAG TTTTGCCAGATTTTGCTCAGGTGTATAAATTTATCGGAAGTGTGTTCGACCCCAGTACAAGTAATCATATGGAGAGGCTGAGACAATTGGATCCCATAAATTTGGAAACT GCACTTTTGCTGATGCGGAACCTCTCCATTAATTTGACAAGGCCCGAGTTTGAGGACCAT AGAAAGCTAATTGAATCGGATGGTGCCGGCTCAGTCAAAACTAAATCCAATGGCAATTTCAACTTGTCTCGCATTGTCAAATCAGAGAATCCCATCCTATCTTCTTGA
- the LOC126628261 gene encoding protein REVEILLE 3-like isoform X2, whose translation MVSVNPNPPQGFYLFDPMNTNMGLPGLSSMPPPPTGAASATAATSTTAACTASSATANAASMSADDQSKKIRKPYTITKSRESWTDQEHDKFLEALQLFDRDWKKIESFVGSKTVIQIRSHAQKYFLKVQKKGTSEHVPPPRPKRKATHPYPQKAPKIVVSQVAGPFQSSSDLLEHGYVYQPDSSFVLGTPVNSATLSSWSCNSMPPVNMSQTKDEGRLSGQTVTHNSCYSSSNESNPINWKMRETVDGVDPGQPQRVLPDFAQVYKFIGSVFDPSTSNHMERLRQLDPINLETALLLMRNLSINLTRPEFEDHRKLIESDGAGSVKTKSNGNFNLSRIVKSENPILSS comes from the exons ATGGTGTCTGTGAATCCAAACCCACCTCAAGGTTTCTACTTATTCGATCCCATGAACACCAATATGGGTCTTCCGGGTCTCAGTTCTATGCCGCCGCCGCCTACTGGTGCTGCTTCAGCTACGGCGGCGACCAGTACGACTGCTGCCTGCACGGCGTCGTCCGCGACCGCAAACGCCGCGTCGATGTCGGCGGATGATCAGAGCAAGAAAATCCGGAAACCGTATACGATTACCAAGTCGAGAGAGAGCTGGACGGACCAGGAGCACGACAAGTTTCTCGAAGCTCTTCAGCT ATTTGATCGTGACTGGAAGAAGATTGAATCATTTGTTGGCTCAAAAACGGTTATCCAG ATCCGTAGTCATGCACAGAAGTACTTTTTGAAGGTTCAGAAGAAAGGGACAAGCGAACATGTACCTCCACCTAGGCCAAAGAGGAAAGCAACTCACCCATACCCGCAAAAAGCTCCCAAAATTG TTGTATCTCAAGTAGCTGGGCCGTTTCAATCTTCATCTGATTTGCTTGAACATGGATATGTTTACCAGCCAGATTCCTCATTTGTGCTTGGAACTCCAGTTAACTCTGCAACATTATCTTCTTGGAGTTGTAATTCTATGCCACCAGTCAACATGTCACAAACTAaag ATGAAGGAAGGTTATCTGGGCAAACTGTTACACATAACTCTTGCTACAGTAGTAGCAATGAAAGCAACCCGATAAATTGGAAAATGCGTGAGACAGTTGATGGAGTAGATCCTGGCCAGCCACAAAGAG TTTTGCCAGATTTTGCTCAGGTGTATAAATTTATCGGAAGTGTGTTCGACCCCAGTACAAGTAATCATATGGAGAGGCTGAGACAATTGGATCCCATAAATTTGGAAACT GCACTTTTGCTGATGCGGAACCTCTCCATTAATTTGACAAGGCCCGAGTTTGAGGACCAT AGAAAGCTAATTGAATCGGATGGTGCCGGCTCAGTCAAAACTAAATCCAATGGCAATTTCAACTTGTCTCGCATTGTCAAATCAGAGAATCCCATCCTATCTTCTTGA
- the LOC126628261 gene encoding protein REVEILLE 5-like isoform X3 yields MVSVNPNPPQGFYLFDPMNTNMGLPGLSSMPPPPTGAASATAATSTTAACTASSATANAASMSADDQSKKIRKPYTITKSRESWTDQEHDKFLEALQLFDRDWKKIESFVGSKTVIQIRSHAQKYFLKVQKKGTSEHVPPPRPKRKATHPYPQKAPKIAAVVSQVAGPFQSSSDLLEHGYVYQPDSSFVLGTPVNSATLSSWSCNSMPPVNMSQTKGRLSGQTVTHNSCYSSSNESNPINWKMRETVDGVDPGQPQRVLPDFAQVYKFIGSVFDPSTSNHMERLRQLDPINLETALLLMRNLSINLTRPEFEDHRKLIESDGAGSVKTKSNGNFNLSRIVKSENPILSS; encoded by the exons ATGGTGTCTGTGAATCCAAACCCACCTCAAGGTTTCTACTTATTCGATCCCATGAACACCAATATGGGTCTTCCGGGTCTCAGTTCTATGCCGCCGCCGCCTACTGGTGCTGCTTCAGCTACGGCGGCGACCAGTACGACTGCTGCCTGCACGGCGTCGTCCGCGACCGCAAACGCCGCGTCGATGTCGGCGGATGATCAGAGCAAGAAAATCCGGAAACCGTATACGATTACCAAGTCGAGAGAGAGCTGGACGGACCAGGAGCACGACAAGTTTCTCGAAGCTCTTCAGCT ATTTGATCGTGACTGGAAGAAGATTGAATCATTTGTTGGCTCAAAAACGGTTATCCAG ATCCGTAGTCATGCACAGAAGTACTTTTTGAAGGTTCAGAAGAAAGGGACAAGCGAACATGTACCTCCACCTAGGCCAAAGAGGAAAGCAACTCACCCATACCCGCAAAAAGCTCCCAAAATTG CTGCAGTTGTATCTCAAGTAGCTGGGCCGTTTCAATCTTCATCTGATTTGCTTGAACATGGATATGTTTACCAGCCAGATTCCTCATTTGTGCTTGGAACTCCAGTTAACTCTGCAACATTATCTTCTTGGAGTTGTAATTCTATGCCACCAGTCAACATGTCACAAACTAaag GAAGGTTATCTGGGCAAACTGTTACACATAACTCTTGCTACAGTAGTAGCAATGAAAGCAACCCGATAAATTGGAAAATGCGTGAGACAGTTGATGGAGTAGATCCTGGCCAGCCACAAAGAG TTTTGCCAGATTTTGCTCAGGTGTATAAATTTATCGGAAGTGTGTTCGACCCCAGTACAAGTAATCATATGGAGAGGCTGAGACAATTGGATCCCATAAATTTGGAAACT GCACTTTTGCTGATGCGGAACCTCTCCATTAATTTGACAAGGCCCGAGTTTGAGGACCAT AGAAAGCTAATTGAATCGGATGGTGCCGGCTCAGTCAAAACTAAATCCAATGGCAATTTCAACTTGTCTCGCATTGTCAAATCAGAGAATCCCATCCTATCTTCTTGA
- the LOC126628525 gene encoding C-terminal binding protein AN: protein MSTTRSPVTMPHRNSPTTSPSSLPLVVTLNCIDDFGMEQDSLSGVAAVEHVPLSRLAEGKIESASAVLLQSLAYLPRAAQRRLRPYQLILCLGSADRAVDSALAADLGLRLVHVDVSRAEEIADTVMALFLGLLRRTYMLSRHTLSASGWLGSIQPLCRGMRRCRGLVLGIIGRSASARSLATRSLAFKMNVLYFDVQDVEVNGKVSRSHISFPSAARRMDTLNDLLAASDLISLHCDLTNETVQILNAECLQHVKPGAFLVNTGSCQLLDDCSVKQLLIDGILAGCALDGAEGPQWMEAWVKEMPNVLILPHSADYSEEVWMEIREKAISILQTFFFDGIVPKDSVSDEENESEIGDKNEESDKLDRESNLQLSVVEQPTEVNHASSESSQNKEAIQSKESLSQHQLSNLSQSATRPDGRRGRSGKKAKKRHAHQKTRQKSDDPSREIESTSQQEEDTAMSGTDQALSSSSRFASPEDSRSRKTPIESMQVSPSEQLQKSIKRLSGKPGELLKDGYVVALYARDRPALHVSRQRVKGGGWFLDTMSNVTKRDPAAQFLIVIRSKDTIGLRSFAAGGKLLQINRRMEFVFASHSFDVWESWMLEGTLEECKLVNCRNPLAVLDVSVEILATVGEDDGLTRWLD from the exons ATGAGCACCACCAGATCCCCTGTGACAATGCCCCACCGTAACAGCCCTACCACCTCACCCTCATCGCTTCCCTTGGTCGTCACTCTCAATTGCATCGATGATTTTGGGATGGAGCAGGACTCCTTGTCCGGCGTTGCTGCCGTCGAGCACGTGCCGCTCAGTCGCCTCGCGGAAGGCAAGATCGAGTCTGCCTCCGCCGTGCTCCTCCAGTCCCTCGCCTATCTCCCACGGGCCGCCCAGCGCCGCCTCCGCCCCTACCAGCTCATCCTCTGCCTCGGCTCCGCCGACCGCGCGGTAGACTCGGCCTTGGCCGCAGACCTGGGGCTCCGGCTCGTCCACGTAGACGTATCGCGCGCCGAAGAGATTGCTGACACGGTTATGGCGCTCTTCCTCGGGTTGCTGCGCCGGACGTACATGCTCTCCCGCCACACACTCTCCGCTTCGGGATGGCTCGGCTCGATCCAACCGCTGTGCCGCGGGATGAGACGGTGTCGAGGCTTGGTTTTGGGGATTATCGGTAGATCTGCGTCGGCCAGGTCTCTGGCCACAAGGAGCTTGGCCTTCAAAATGAACGTTCTCTATTTTGATGTTCAAGATGTAGAG GTGAATGGAAAAGTGAGCAGGTCTCACATAAGCTTTCCGTCTGCTGCCAGAAGAATGGATACACTTAATGATTTATTGGCTGCAAGTGACCTCATCTCACTGCACTGTGATCTGACGAATGAAACAGTTCAGATTCTAAATGCTGAATGCTTACAGCATGTAAAGCCTG GAGCATTTCTGGTAAACACAGGAAGCTGTCAACTATTGGACGATTGCTCTGTGAAACAGCTTCTGATTGATGGAATTTTAGCTGGTTGTGCTTTAGATGGTGCTGAAGGGCCACAATGGATGGAAGCATGG GTAAAGGAGATGCCCAACGTGTTGATACTTCCACACAGTGCAGATTATAGTGAAGAAGTATGGATGGAGATAAGGGAGAAAGCTATCTCCATATTGCAGACATTCTTTTTTGACGGGATTGTTCCAAAAGATTCTGTATCTGATGAGGAGAATGAAAGTGAAATAGGTGATAAAAATGAAGAGTCGGATAAGCTGGACAGAGAAAGTAACTTGCAGCTATCCGTTGTTGAGCAACCAACTGAAGTCAATCATGCAAGTTCGGAAAGCTCTCAGAATAAAGAAGCTATTCAATCCAAGGAGTCTCTTAGCCAGCACCAACTTTCAAATTTATCTCAAAGTGCCACTCGACCTGATGGAAGACGAGGCAGATCAGGTAAGAAAGCCAAAAAGAGGCACGCACACCAAAAAACCCGGCAAAAATCAGATGATCCTTCACGAGAAATAGAAAGTACCTCGCAGCAGGAGGAAGATACAGCTATGAGTGGAACTGATCAAGCATTAAGTTCAAGTTCTCGGTTTGCCTCCCCAGAGGACTCGAGAAGTAGGAAAACTCCAATAGAATCAATGCAAGTATCTCCTTCCGAACAGCTTCAAAAATCTATTAAGAGGCTCAGTGGAAAGCCTGGTGAGCTGTTGAAGGATGGGTATGTTGTCGCTTTGTATGCAAGAGATCGTCCCGCTCTCCATGTCTCAAGGCAAAGAGTTAAAGGTGGTGGTTGGTTCCTAGATACTATGTCAAATGTAACAAAAAGAGATCCTGCAGCGCAGTTTCTCATCGTTATTAGAAGCAAG GACACAATTGGTTTGCGATCTTTTGCTGCTGGTGGAAAGTTATTGCAG ATAAATAGAAGAATGGAATTTGTCTTTGCTAGTCACAGTTTCGATGTCTGGGAGAGTTGgatgttggaaggtaccctggAGGAATGTAAGCTGGTTAACTGTAGAAATCCTTTG GCTGTTTTGGATGTAAGCGTCGAGATTCTGGCCACCGTAGGGGAAGACGACGGGCTTACACGTTGGCTTGATTAG